The stretch of DNA CATAAGGGAGCCTGGCATGAAAAACTTGCAGATGTTTTTGGCATACATCCATTGGAAACGGACACCCTTTATCCACGTGACCGCAATGAAGTGACGTATGAAGGGAAGCATTATGAATTGAAGGATTACGCCACGATCCTCGAACTTTCCGGAGCCGCAGCAATCGGTACCTATGCAGAAGATTTCTATGCAGGAACCCCGGCTGTCACGGAGCATGCATATGGAAAAGGCGTCGCTTATTACATCGGCGGAAGATTGGAGGATGCTTTCCAAGAGGACTTTTATGGACGATTGCTGAGTGAGGGACGCATCTTTCCGCCAGTCGGTATTGCAAAGCAGGACGGGGTTTCCATCCAGGTGCGGTCCAATGCGGAATCCTTGTTTGTGTTTGTTTTGAATTTCAATGAAGGAGAAAAAGACATAGAGCTGGATCAGGTGTATGAGGATGTATTGGATGGAGGACACCTTTCAGGGGGAATCCGGTTGAATCCTTATGAGGTGAAGGTGCTTCGTCTCCATAAGCGATAGCGTTTGCGGAGGGAGCGCGGCTTTCGGTTCACGTTTCATCACATTGCCGATGTGGAAAGGTACTGTATCAATCATAATGCAAAGGAGACATTTTCATGGAACCGAAAGATATGATGAACGGAAAGACCAGTAAACACCAGCAGGATCGCCAGCCGGGTATGGAAGCCGAGATGGAGCCGCTGCCGCATCAGCCGCTTGACTATAAAGGTGTTGGCAGGCTGGAAGGGAAAGCTGCGCTTATTACAGGCGGGGACTCTGGTATCGGCCGTGCTGTCGCGATCCTTTATGCCAAGGAAGGCGCAGATGTCGCGATTTCCTATCTGGATGAAACGGAGGATGCCGAAGAAACCAAACGCCTTGTGGAAGCGGAAGGCAAACGCTGCTTGCTGCTTCCAGGCGATATCAAGGATGAGGAGCATTGCATCAGCTTGGTCGAGAAAACAGTGGAGGAGTTCGGCAAAATCAACATCCTTGTCAATAACGCAGCCATCCAATATGTACGGGAAGATGTTCTGGAGATTTCGTCCGAACAGTTCGAGGAAGTATTCCGTGTCAACTTCTTCTCCCAATTCTATCTGACGAAAGCAGCTGTGCGTCACATGAAAGCCGGAGATTCGATCATCAGCACGTCTTCCATCAATGCTTACCGAGGCAACCCGATGTTCATGGATTATTCCGCGACAAAAGGCGCCATCACGGCTTGGACGCGCAGTATCGCCCAAAGTCTTATCAAAAAAGGAATCCGTGCCAATTCCGTCGCTCCAGGCCCGGTCTGGACGCCGCTCATCCCGGCCACCATCGGCGAGGATAAAATTGAACAGTTCGGTCAGGACAGCCTGATGGGACGCCCGGGGCAGCCTTCCGAGCATGCTTGGCCATATGTGATGCTTGCATCGGATGAAGCCTCTTATATGACCGGTCAAGCCATCCATATCAATGGAGGATCCTATACTTCCTCCTGATGGATGAAGCCCCGTCCGCTGGATGGGGTCTTCGTTTTGTCTTCCAAGGGGCATATCCATGACCAATTCGATAAAAGGATTACGGGATCGATTGCCAGCTTTCATCCGGAATGAAGAGATATATTGCAGCAAACAGGCTAGCCATGCTTCAGCTTGAGGGCTGTCCTGTAAGGTTATGGCCTGAAAAAATCTTGGCGTGAAATTTCATATAAGCGGTATGCTTTGTTTAAAAAGAGCCCAGGGCTCTTTTTTTATTCTGACAATTAAATTGGATGTTGGAGAAGGGAAGATCACTAGGGATAAGGTCCCTTTTTTTATGCTGT from Terribacillus sp. FSL K6-0262 encodes:
- a CDS encoding SDR family oxidoreductase; translated protein: MEPKDMMNGKTSKHQQDRQPGMEAEMEPLPHQPLDYKGVGRLEGKAALITGGDSGIGRAVAILYAKEGADVAISYLDETEDAEETKRLVEAEGKRCLLLPGDIKDEEHCISLVEKTVEEFGKINILVNNAAIQYVREDVLEISSEQFEEVFRVNFFSQFYLTKAAVRHMKAGDSIISTSSINAYRGNPMFMDYSATKGAITAWTRSIAQSLIKKGIRANSVAPGPVWTPLIPATIGEDKIEQFGQDSLMGRPGQPSEHAWPYVMLASDEASYMTGQAIHINGGSYTSS